Proteins encoded in a region of the Onthophagus taurus isolate NC chromosome 10, IU_Otau_3.0, whole genome shotgun sequence genome:
- the LOC111428352 gene encoding uncharacterized protein isoform X2 — MSQSRIPIDDQKCDNKKEDPSSSVENAEKRGLKRRREENDDDDERNENEEKIDAKKFVGDDDCDDDDDYDEDENYDNVVNEKDVFNKHIFNENTIEDGAASGVATSLDATGGNSSDNGDKDGDKDAKKKKNRCATCRKKVGLTGFECRCGGLFCAVHRYSDKHDCSFNYREMGAQEIRRNNPVVVGEKIQKI, encoded by the exons ATGTCACAGAGCCGCATACCGATTGACGATCAGAAATGTGATAATAAAAAGGAAGATCCGTCGTCGTCCGTCGAAAATGCAGAAAAACGCGGTTTGAAACGGCGCCGCGAAGaaaacgacgacgacgacgaacGAAAtgaaaacgaagaaaaaatcGACGCGAAAAAATTTGTTGGTGACGACGATTGCGATGACGATGACGATTACGACGAAGACGAAAACTATGATAATgttgttaatgaaaaagatgtttttaacaagcacatttttaacgaaaat ACGATAGAAGATGGTGCCGCTTCGGGCGTAGCAACCAGTTTGGATGCTACGGGTGGTAATAGTTCCGATAATGGAGATAAAGACGGCGATAAGGATgctaagaaaaagaaaaatcgatGTGCTACCTGTCGTAAGAAGGTTGGCCTTACAG gtTTTGAATGTCGTTGTGGAGGATTGTTTTGTGCAGTGCATCGATACAGCGACAAGCACGACTGTTCGTTCAACTATCGGGAAATGGGTGCACAAGAGATTAGACGTAACAACCCAGTGGTGGTGGGTGAGAAAATTCAGAAAATATGA
- the LOC111428385 gene encoding ribulose-phosphate 3-epimerase, with product MYMKLARYTRYTLKEIGMSVCRSLKCRIGPSILNSDLSQLYAESQRLLDNGADYLHLDVMDGHFVPNLTFGHPVVKCLRKKLKNTFFETHMMVSNPEQWIEPMADAGVNLYTFHVEPVQNDVLKICRKIKESGMQVGLALKPGTGIEAVRQFIDAADLILVMTVEPGFGGQKFMSDMMPKVQWLRQNYPLLDIEVDGGVGLNTINACAEAGANMIVSGTAVTGAPDQKSVIATLRETVERSIHKCNV from the exons ATGTATATGAAGTTAGCTAGATACACCCGATACACCCTTAAAGAAATAGGTATGAGTGTGTGTAGATCTTTAAAATGCAGAATAGGTCCATCAATTTTAAACTCGGACCTTTCACAATTATACGCCGAAAGTCAACGTTTATTGGATAACGGCGCCGATTATCTACATTTAGATGTTATGGATGGCCACTTTGtacctaacctcacttttggGCACCCGGTTGTTAAATGTCttagaaaaaagttaaaaaatactttcttTGAAACGCATATGATGGTTTCAAATCCAGAGCAA tGGATCGAACCTATGGCAGATGCTGGTGTTAATTTATATACATTCCATGTTGAACCtgttcaaaatgatgttttaaaaatctgcagaaaaataaaagaatctgGAATGCAAGTTGGTTTAGCTTTAAAGCCAGGAACAGGCATCGAAGCTGTTAGGCAATTCATCGATGCTGCAGATTTAATTTTGGTGATGACTGTTGAACCTGGATTTGGGGGTCAAAAATTTATGTCTGATATGATGCCTAAAGTGCAGTGGTTGAGACAAAATTATCCATTATTAGATATAGAAGTTGATGGAGGTGTTGGTTTAAATACAATTAATGCATGTGCAGAG GCTGGTGCTAATATGATTGTATCAGGAACAGCTGTAACTGGAGCTCCGGACCAAAAATCTGTAATCGCAACATTGCGCGAAACTGTTGAAAGATCTATTCATAAGTgcaatgtttaa
- the LOC111428383 gene encoding putative methyltransferase C9orf114 homolog, with product MAPINAEKRSLKEIKAHKAEKKKWKEQNLIKKYEKQQLKEQIKSSKQNDVIESVSKELPTISIAIPGSILENAQSLELRTYLAGQIARAACVFQVDEVVVFDDYGDEVGAKKSTIEDSDGVLKTTRKCCAQLGRILQYLECPQYLRKFFFPIHKDLQYAGVLNPLDAPHHLRQNDVFEFREGVVTNKPVKSGRGSQVNIGLLQDIHIDKLLTPGIRCTVKLLKQDGSKKLKGLIVPPKTPKIETGVYWGYEVRLANSLSQVLSQCPYKEGYDLTIGTSDKGTSIDEFESSKYKHALIVFGGLNGLEAALENDNVLNIDDPSLLFDHYLNTIPNQGSRTIRTEEAVLITLTSLRTKLNLNIDGRKKLGDKNIKDLSRFD from the exons atGGCACCTATAAACGCTGAAAAAcgtagtttaaaagaaataaaggccCACAAAGCGGAGAAAAAGAAATGGAAAGAGCaaaatctaattaaaaaatacgaaaaacaacaattaaaagaacaaataaaatcatcaaaacaaaACGATGTTATTGAATCGGTTTCGAAAGAACTTCCAACCATAAGTATAGCGATTCCTGGTTCGATTTTGGAAAATGCGCAATCACTTGAACTTCGAACGTATCTTGCGGGACAAATAGCCCGGGCTGCTTGCGTTTTTCAAGTGGACGAAGTTGTTGTTTTTGATGACTATGGTGATGAAGTTGGAGCTAAAAAGTCAACAATAGAAGATTCCGATGGTGTACTTAAAACAACACGAAAATGTTGTGCTCAATTAGGAAGGATATTACAATACTTGGAATGTCCtcaatatttaagaaaattcttCTTTCCAATTCATAAAGATTTACAATATGCGGGGGTTTTAAATCCCTTAGATGCACCTCATCATTTAAGACAAAATGATGTTTTCGAGTTCAG agaaGGAGTTGTAACAAATAAACCTGTTAAATCAGGTCGTGGTTCTCAAGTAAACATCGGTCTTTTACAAGATATCCACattgataaattattaacacCTGGAATACGATGTACagttaaacttttaaaacaagatggaagtaaaaaattaaaaggtttAATAGTTCCCCCAAAAACTCCTAAAATAGAAACCGGTGTTTATTGGGGGTACGAAGTTCGATTAGCTAATTCTTTATCCCAAGTACTTTCACAATGTCCATATAAAGAAGGTTATGATTTAACAATAGGAACATCAGATAAAGGAACATCAATAGATGAATTTGAATCATCAAAGTACAAACATGCTTTAATCGTTTTTGGTGGTTTAAATGGTTTGGAAGCCGCTTTAGAAAACGATAACGTTCTTAACATTGACGATCCAAGTTTATTATTTGATCATTACTTGAATACAATTCCAAATCAAGGATCAAGAACGATTCGTACCGAAGAGGCCGTTTTAATTACTTTGACATCGCTAagaacgaaattaaatttaaatatagatgGTCGAAAAAAATTGGgtgataaaaatataaaagatttaagtAGGTTtgattaa